The Novipirellula galeiformis nucleotide sequence GACTCTCTTTGACTACGCTGCCAAACGTAGCGAAATCGAGTCAATCGAAGCGCGGATGGGCCAGCCCGGATTTTGGGACGACAACGATGCGGCCCAAGAGGTTGTTTTGCAACTGAAGGGACTGAAAGCTATTGTCGGTCCTATGGGGAAATTGTCTACCGCCGTCGAGGACCTTGACGCATTATTCGAGATGGCCGACGAGGACGAATCGATCGCCGAGGAGGTGGCCGTGGAGGTCGCTCGGCTCGAAGAAGTGCTGGACAATCTCGAGCTCAAGGCCCTTCTCAATGGCCCCAACGACTCGGCCGGTGCGATCATCACGATCAATGCACGCGACGGAGGAACCGATGCCAATGATTGGGCTGACATGCTGTTGCGAATGTATTCGGCTTGGGCGGTCGGCGAAGATTACTCGATCCAACTGCTCGATCGCCAAGAGAACGAGGAAGCAGGCATCAACCATGCATCGATCGCGGTGCGAGGCCCGATGGCGTACGGCTATCTCAAAGGCGAAGAAGGGGTTCACCGACTCGTGCGGATCAGCCCGTTCAATAGCGAAGGCAAGCGTCAAACGAGTTTCGCCGCCGTCAGTGTGACGCCCGAAATCGATGACTCGATCGACATCGACATCGAGGAAAAGGACGTTCGCATCGATACCTACCGGGCGGGGGGAGCAGGAGGGCAGCACGTCAATAAAACTGACAGTGCGATTCGCTTGACCCACGTTCCCACCAATACGGTCGTGCAGTGCCAAAACGAGCGGAGCCAGCATCAAAACAAGGCCACCGCTTGGAAAATGCTGCGAGCGAAGATGGCCCGGATCGAAGAAGAACGACGGGAAGCCGACGATGCGACCAAGTACGCCACGCAAGCTCGTACCGGTTTTGGTAGCCAAATTCGCAACTACTTCCTGCATCCCGATCAACGCGTCAAGGATGCTAGAACGGGACATTACGTTGGTAGTTTTAATTCCATGATGAACGGCAGTGAATTGCAA carries:
- the prfB gene encoding peptide chain release factor 2 (programmed frameshift), whose amino-acid sequence is MDAEFVQRSKRIRERLLQLGDSLDYAAKRSEIESIEARMGQPGFWDDNDAAQEVVLQLKGLKAIVGPMGKLSTAVEDLDALFEMADEDESIAEEVAVEVARLEEVLDNLELKALLNGPNDSAGAIITINARDGGTDANDWADMLLRMYSAWAVGEDYSIQLLDRQENEEAGINHASIAVRGPMAYGYLKGEEGVHRLVRISPFNSEGKRQTSFAAVSVTPEIDDSIDIDIEEKDVRIDTYRAGGAGGQHVNKTDSAIRLTHVPTNTVVQCQNERSQHQNKATAWKMLRAKMARIEEERREADDATKYATQARTGFGSQIRNYFLHPDQRVKDARTGHYVGSFNSMMNGSELQGFLDAFLRLKAGKQEKG